A portion of the Streptomyces coeruleoprunus genome contains these proteins:
- a CDS encoding ADP-ribosylglycohydrolase family protein, whose protein sequence is MTADSSFDSPGRRFERALASLRGLAVGDALGSQFFVPANYPLLKRSALPPGPWQWTDDTEMACSVLAVLARHGRIDQDALALSFAEHHDFDRGYGPAVNRMLRLIREGGDWRELAAALFQGQGSWGNGAAMRIAPLGAWYADDPEQATHQAEISSYTTHQHREAVVGCMAVAAAAALAAAPSGPPKPTDFLDAVVALVPRSAVGAGLRRARDMLDYGDTQTVAAVLGCGRRTSAHDTVPFALWSAARSLGDYEQAFWTTAQAGGDVDTTCAIVGGVVAATAAGAPPAAWLEQTETLPDWLPAAPGH, encoded by the coding sequence ATGACCGCTGACTCCTCCTTCGACTCGCCCGGCCGGCGCTTCGAACGCGCCCTGGCCAGCCTCCGCGGACTGGCCGTGGGCGACGCCCTCGGCTCCCAGTTCTTCGTCCCGGCGAACTATCCCCTGCTGAAGAGGTCCGCGCTGCCGCCCGGCCCCTGGCAGTGGACCGACGACACCGAGATGGCCTGCTCCGTCCTCGCCGTGCTCGCCCGGCACGGCCGCATCGACCAGGACGCCCTCGCCCTCTCCTTCGCCGAGCACCACGACTTCGACCGCGGCTACGGGCCCGCCGTCAACCGCATGCTGCGGCTGATCAGGGAAGGCGGCGACTGGCGCGAGCTGGCCGCCGCGCTCTTCCAGGGGCAGGGCTCGTGGGGCAACGGCGCGGCGATGCGCATCGCCCCGCTCGGCGCCTGGTACGCCGACGACCCCGAGCAGGCCACGCACCAGGCCGAGATCTCCTCCTACACCACGCACCAGCACCGGGAGGCCGTCGTCGGCTGTATGGCCGTGGCCGCGGCGGCGGCCCTCGCGGCGGCCCCCTCCGGCCCGCCCAAGCCGACCGACTTCCTCGACGCCGTCGTCGCCCTGGTACCCCGCAGCGCTGTCGGAGCCGGGCTGAGGCGCGCCCGCGACATGCTCGACTACGGCGACACCCAGACCGTCGCGGCGGTGCTCGGCTGCGGGCGACGCACCAGCGCCCACGACACGGTGCCCTTCGCGCTCTGGTCCGCCGCCCGCTCCCTGGGCGACTACGAGCAGGCCTTCTGGACGACCGCCCAGGCGGGCGGCGACGTCGACACGACCTGCGCCATCGTCGGAGGTGTTGTGGCCGCCACGGCGGCCGGTGCGCCGCCCGCCGCATGGCTGGAGCAGACCGAGACCCTGCCCGACTGGCTGCCGGCCGCGCCGGGGCACTGA
- a CDS encoding ABC-F family ATP-binding cassette domain-containing protein encodes MPTQISLRHVTKSRGERLLLDDVSLTVRPGERIGIVGENGAGKSTLLHLLAGMEKPDEGEVTTVAGGGAGLLAQTPQLPPDRTVGDAVDAALHELRAMEADLRALEAQLADGHTDEATLTAYGDLLTAFELRGGYEADARVDKALHALGLAGTGRERTLGSLSGGERARLGIACLIAAAPEVLLLDEPTNHLDEGALDWLEDALVAHRGTVVAVSHDRTFLERVATAVLEVDADRRTAVRYGNGFAGFREERAAARRRWEQAYAEWCDETARLEAYAATTAHGVAAGRAIKDNNKMAYDRAGGRVQASVSGRIRSAQERLRRLREQPVPKPPRPLTFTARPVAGTADGELVTLTDVRVGDRLAVGRLAVWAGEKVLVHGGNGAGKSTLLRLMAGLLEPDAGTVTRRGRVGFLAQEIPVDRPARRLLAAFGRDLPLTEDEQAELLLSYGLFQPRDLHTPVGALSAGQRRRLALARLLARPADLLILDEPANHLALGLVEELEEALERWTGALVIVSHDRLLRRRFTGRIHRMESGHLAG; translated from the coding sequence TTGCCCACACAGATCTCCCTCCGTCACGTGACCAAGTCCCGCGGCGAGCGTCTCCTGCTCGACGACGTCTCCCTCACCGTGCGCCCCGGTGAGCGGATCGGCATCGTGGGGGAGAACGGCGCGGGCAAGTCGACGCTCCTGCACCTCCTCGCCGGCATGGAGAAACCCGACGAGGGGGAGGTGACCACCGTCGCCGGCGGCGGCGCCGGGCTCCTCGCCCAGACCCCGCAGTTGCCTCCCGACCGCACCGTCGGCGACGCCGTCGACGCGGCCCTTCACGAACTGCGCGCCATGGAGGCGGACCTCCGCGCCCTCGAAGCACAGCTCGCGGACGGCCACACGGACGAGGCCACCCTCACCGCGTACGGGGACCTGCTCACCGCCTTCGAGCTGCGCGGCGGGTACGAGGCGGATGCCCGCGTGGACAAGGCCCTCCACGCCCTCGGGCTGGCGGGAACCGGCCGCGAGCGGACCCTCGGCAGCCTCTCGGGCGGGGAGCGGGCCAGGCTCGGCATCGCCTGCCTGATCGCCGCCGCACCCGAGGTGCTGCTTCTCGACGAGCCCACCAATCACCTCGACGAGGGCGCGCTGGACTGGCTGGAGGACGCCCTCGTGGCCCACCGTGGAACGGTCGTCGCCGTGTCCCACGACCGGACCTTCCTGGAGCGCGTGGCCACGGCCGTCCTCGAAGTGGACGCGGACCGCCGGACCGCCGTGCGCTACGGCAACGGATTCGCGGGCTTCCGCGAGGAGCGGGCCGCCGCCCGCCGCCGGTGGGAACAGGCGTATGCCGAGTGGTGCGACGAGACGGCCCGCCTGGAGGCATACGCGGCGACCACCGCCCATGGCGTCGCGGCCGGCCGGGCCATCAAGGACAACAACAAGATGGCCTACGACCGGGCGGGCGGCCGCGTCCAGGCGTCCGTCTCCGGACGGATCAGAAGCGCCCAGGAGCGGCTGCGACGGCTCAGGGAGCAGCCCGTGCCCAAGCCGCCGCGCCCCCTGACCTTCACCGCACGGCCCGTCGCCGGCACGGCCGACGGCGAGCTCGTGACCCTGACGGACGTACGGGTGGGTGACCGGCTGGCGGTCGGGCGGCTCGCCGTGTGGGCCGGCGAGAAGGTCCTGGTCCACGGCGGGAACGGCGCCGGGAAGTCCACCCTGCTGCGCCTCATGGCCGGGCTGCTGGAACCGGACGCCGGCACGGTCACCCGACGCGGCCGCGTCGGCTTCCTGGCCCAGGAGATACCCGTCGACCGCCCGGCCCGGCGGCTGCTGGCGGCGTTCGGCCGCGACCTGCCGCTCACGGAGGACGAGCAGGCGGAACTCCTCCTGTCGTACGGACTGTTCCAGCCGCGCGACCTGCACACGCCGGTGGGCGCGCTGTCCGCGGGCCAGCGCCGGCGGCTCGCCCTCGCCCGGCTCCTCGCCCGCCCCGCCGACCTGCTGATCCTCGACGAGCCCGCCAACCACCTGGCGCTCGGCCTGGTGGAGGAGCTGGAGGAGGCACTCGAACGGTGGACCGGCGCGCTGGTCATCGTCTCCCACGACCGGCTGCTGCGCCGGCGCTTCACCGGGCGCATACACCGGATGGAGTCCGGACACCTGGCCGGCTGA
- a CDS encoding histidine phosphatase family protein: MARPRRIVLVRHGESQGNVDDTVYEREPDHALRLTDRGRRQAEETGEMLRALFGRERVSVYVSPYRRTHETFRALGLDPALVRVREEPRLREQDWGNWQDRDDIRLQKAYRDAYGHFFYRFAQGESGADVYDRVGGFLESLHRSFEAPDHPPNVLLVTHGLAMRLFCMRWFHWTVDEFECLSNPRNGETRTLLLREDGRYALDRPFERWRTPEPYGTTG, encoded by the coding sequence ATGGCACGCCCCCGTCGCATCGTCCTCGTCCGGCACGGAGAGTCCCAGGGCAACGTCGACGACACGGTGTACGAACGGGAACCGGACCATGCGCTGCGCCTGACCGACAGGGGACGGCGCCAGGCGGAGGAGACCGGCGAGATGCTGCGCGCGCTCTTCGGCCGGGAGCGGGTCAGCGTCTACGTCTCGCCCTACCGCCGCACGCACGAGACGTTCCGGGCGCTTGGGCTGGACCCCGCGCTGGTCCGCGTCCGGGAAGAGCCACGGCTGCGGGAGCAGGACTGGGGGAACTGGCAGGACAGGGACGACATCCGGCTCCAGAAGGCGTACCGCGACGCGTACGGGCACTTCTTCTACCGCTTCGCCCAGGGCGAGTCCGGCGCCGACGTGTACGACCGCGTCGGCGGGTTCCTGGAGAGCCTGCACCGCAGCTTCGAGGCCCCCGACCACCCGCCGAACGTGCTGCTGGTCACCCACGGACTGGCCATGCGGCTGTTCTGCATGCGCTGGTTCCACTGGACCGTCGACGAATTCGAGTGCCTGTCCAACCCCCGCAACGGCGAGACCCGCACCCTGCTGCTCCGCGAGGACGGGCGGTACGCCCTGGACCGCCCCTTCGAGCGCTGGCGAACACCGGAGCCGTACGGCACCACCGGATAG
- a CDS encoding TetR/AcrR family transcriptional regulator — protein MEQAAAPEHGTEQTAAPAPGTRRPGGRTARTRAAVRDAVLTGLAEHGYPGLTVEYVAEHSGVHKTTLYRRWGGVEGLVADALDLAGEDTWSPPDTGSLEGDLRALAREVCDAFADAADAAAPTAFIAAAFQSDRAADALRAFYAERFSRCEAVVARAVARGEAPADTDAGAVVRAVSAPLFLRLFVTREPIGTALADQSATAVLAAVRAGAFSAEESAPGA, from the coding sequence GTGGAGCAGGCCGCCGCCCCAGAACACGGGACCGAGCAGACCGCCGCCCCGGCGCCCGGGACGCGGCGCCCCGGCGGGCGCACCGCCCGGACGCGGGCCGCGGTGCGGGACGCCGTCCTCACGGGACTGGCCGAGCACGGTTATCCGGGACTGACCGTGGAGTACGTGGCCGAGCACTCGGGCGTCCACAAGACGACGCTGTACCGCAGGTGGGGCGGGGTCGAAGGGCTGGTGGCCGACGCACTCGACCTGGCGGGGGAGGACACGTGGAGCCCGCCCGACACGGGCAGCCTGGAGGGCGATCTGAGGGCGCTGGCCCGCGAGGTCTGCGACGCGTTCGCCGACGCGGCCGACGCCGCGGCGCCCACCGCGTTCATCGCCGCCGCGTTCCAGTCCGACCGGGCCGCCGACGCCCTGCGCGCGTTCTACGCGGAGCGGTTCTCCCGGTGCGAGGCGGTGGTGGCGCGCGCCGTCGCCCGAGGCGAGGCACCCGCGGACACGGATGCGGGCGCCGTTGTGCGCGCCGTGTCCGCGCCCCTCTTCCTGCGCCTGTTCGTGACCCGTGAGCCGATCGGCACCGCCCTGGCGGACCAGTCGGCGACGGCCGTTCTCGCCGCCGTCAGGGCAGGGGCGTTCTCCGCGGAGGAGTCCGCTCCGGGCGCCTGA
- a CDS encoding RecQ family ATP-dependent DNA helicase, producing MEHTNPGDLRAAADAVLARLVGAPDGTARLREDQWRAIEALVAHRRRALVVQRTGWGKSAVYFVATALLRARGSGPTVIVSPLLALMRNQVDAAARAGIHARTINSSNTEEWETVQAEVAAGNVDVLLVSPERLNNPDFRDQVLPALSAATGLLVVDEAHCISDWGHDFRPDYRRLRTMLTELPAGVPVLATTATANARVTADVAEQLGTGSGSDALVLRGPLNRESLSLGVLHLPDAAHRLAWLADHLDRLPGSGIVYTLTVAAAEEVTAFLRQRGHTVASYTGRTEDADRRQAEEDLLANRVKALVATSALGMGFDKPDLGFVVHLGSPSSPIAYYQQVGRAGRGVAQAEVLLLPGREDQAIWDYFASVAFPREELVRRTIDVLSASDRPLSLPALEPLVELRRSRLETMLKVLDVDGSVRRVKGGWVATGEPWVYDTERYARVAKQRDAEQQAMRDYATTSGCRMKFLQLQLDDETAAPCGRCDNCAGPRFTAEMSPASLAAARGELHRAGVEVEPRRMWPTGLPAVGVELKGRIPAQEQAFPGRALGRLSDIGWGNRLRPMLAEQAPDGPVPDDVLDAVVGVLADWAKGPGGWASGEPGAAPRPAAVVTVASRARPQLVESLGRRIAEVGRMPMLGSVTYAPEALDVRISRTNSAQRVRGLDAALTVPPAVARELVSLDGPVLLVDDFSDSGWTLAMATRLLRRAGAKGVFPLVLAVAG from the coding sequence ATGGAGCACACGAACCCCGGAGATCTCCGCGCGGCCGCCGACGCCGTCCTCGCCCGCCTGGTCGGCGCACCCGACGGCACCGCGCGGCTGCGCGAGGACCAGTGGCGGGCGATCGAGGCGCTGGTGGCGCACCGCCGCCGGGCCCTGGTCGTGCAGCGCACGGGCTGGGGCAAGTCCGCGGTGTACTTCGTCGCCACCGCGCTGCTGCGCGCCCGGGGCAGCGGTCCCACCGTGATCGTCTCGCCGCTGCTCGCGCTCATGCGCAATCAGGTGGACGCGGCGGCCCGCGCCGGCATCCACGCGCGGACGATCAACTCGTCGAACACGGAGGAGTGGGAGACCGTCCAGGCCGAGGTGGCCGCGGGGAACGTGGACGTGCTGCTGGTCAGCCCGGAGCGGCTGAACAACCCGGACTTCCGCGACCAGGTCCTGCCCGCGCTGTCGGCGGCCACGGGGCTCCTCGTCGTCGACGAGGCGCACTGCATCTCCGACTGGGGCCACGACTTCCGGCCGGACTACCGCAGGCTGCGCACGATGCTCACCGAACTGCCCGCGGGCGTCCCGGTGCTGGCCACGACGGCCACCGCCAACGCGCGCGTGACGGCCGACGTCGCGGAACAGCTCGGCACGGGCAGCGGCTCGGACGCCCTCGTGCTGCGCGGGCCGCTGAACCGGGAGAGCCTGAGCCTCGGTGTGCTGCACCTGCCGGACGCCGCGCACCGGCTGGCGTGGCTCGCCGACCACCTGGACCGGCTGCCGGGCTCCGGCATCGTCTACACGCTCACCGTGGCCGCCGCCGAGGAGGTCACGGCGTTCCTGCGCCAGCGCGGTCACACGGTCGCCTCGTACACGGGCAGGACCGAGGACGCCGACCGCCGCCAGGCCGAGGAGGACCTGCTCGCCAACCGGGTGAAGGCGCTGGTGGCCACCTCCGCGCTCGGCATGGGGTTCGACAAGCCGGACCTGGGCTTCGTCGTCCACCTCGGGTCGCCCTCCTCCCCCATCGCCTACTACCAGCAGGTGGGCCGTGCCGGGCGTGGCGTCGCGCAGGCCGAGGTGCTGCTGCTGCCGGGCCGTGAGGACCAGGCGATCTGGGACTACTTCGCGTCCGTCGCCTTCCCGCGGGAGGAGCTGGTCCGCCGGACGATCGACGTGCTCTCGGCGTCCGACCGTCCGCTGTCGCTGCCCGCGCTGGAGCCGCTGGTCGAGCTGCGCCGCTCCCGCCTGGAGACCATGCTGAAGGTCCTCGACGTGGACGGGTCCGTGCGGCGCGTCAAGGGAGGCTGGGTCGCGACCGGCGAGCCCTGGGTGTACGACACCGAGCGTTACGCACGGGTCGCCAAGCAGCGCGACGCCGAGCAGCAGGCGATGCGCGACTACGCCACCACCAGCGGGTGCCGTATGAAGTTCCTGCAGCTCCAGCTGGACGACGAGACCGCGGCGCCCTGCGGACGCTGCGACAACTGTGCGGGCCCCCGGTTCACCGCCGAGATGTCCCCCGCTTCTCTGGCCGCGGCGCGTGGCGAGCTGCACCGGGCCGGCGTCGAGGTGGAGCCGCGCCGCATGTGGCCGACCGGACTCCCGGCCGTGGGCGTGGAGTTGAAGGGGCGTATTCCCGCGCAGGAACAGGCGTTCCCCGGGCGGGCCCTCGGCAGGCTGTCGGACATCGGCTGGGGCAACCGCCTGCGCCCGATGCTGGCGGAGCAGGCGCCGGACGGGCCGGTTCCGGACGACGTGCTCGACGCGGTCGTGGGGGTGCTTGCCGACTGGGCCAAGGGACCCGGCGGTTGGGCGTCGGGCGAGCCGGGGGCGGCGCCCCGGCCCGCGGCCGTGGTGACGGTCGCGTCGCGTGCCAGACCGCAGCTCGTGGAGTCGCTGGGCCGGCGTATCGCCGAGGTCGGCCGCATGCCGATGCTCGGCTCCGTCACGTACGCACCGGAGGCGTTGGACGTGCGGATCTCCCGCACGAACAGCGCCCAGCGCGTGCGTGGTCTGGACGCCGCCCTGACGGTTCCTCCGGCTGTGGCCCGGGAGTTGGTGTCCCTGGACGGTCCCGTGCTGCTGGTCGACGACTTCTCGGACAGCGGCTGGACGCTGGCCATGGCGACGCGGCTGCTGCGGCGGGCCGGGGCGAAGGGGGTGTTTCCGCTGGTCCTCGCGGTCGCGGGGTGA
- a CDS encoding YdbC family protein: MLVKWIRCTVVDRRGFERGQRKWAGLLGEPGFRGQGGGWSRLRPGVAHVFSFWESRPFYDSFMARSHDRLAAAQSGTYKDPQVKLFDYRFDVKTGFEPRFTDADVVRVAHSRIHEGRVEHYALMQEKVWNPAMAGSPGMLRGLFGEAPGNEFLVLSMWQSAAEHGKYREERVERLALRAQIAADVAALTGDVVDLEAAWTV; encoded by the coding sequence GTGCTGGTCAAGTGGATTCGCTGCACTGTGGTGGACCGTCGGGGGTTCGAGCGGGGACAGCGGAAGTGGGCGGGACTTCTCGGGGAACCGGGGTTCCGGGGGCAGGGCGGCGGGTGGAGCCGACTGCGCCCCGGTGTCGCCCATGTCTTCTCCTTCTGGGAGAGCCGCCCCTTCTACGACTCGTTCATGGCCAGGTCGCACGACCGGCTGGCCGCGGCGCAGTCCGGCACGTACAAGGATCCGCAGGTCAAGCTGTTCGACTACCGCTTCGACGTGAAGACGGGCTTCGAGCCGCGCTTCACCGACGCCGACGTCGTTCGGGTCGCGCACAGCAGGATCCACGAGGGCCGCGTCGAGCACTACGCCCTCATGCAGGAGAAGGTGTGGAACCCGGCGATGGCCGGTTCGCCCGGCATGCTGCGCGGGCTCTTCGGCGAGGCGCCGGGGAACGAGTTCCTGGTCCTGTCCATGTGGCAGTCGGCGGCGGAGCACGGCAAGTACCGCGAGGAACGGGTCGAGCGGCTCGCCCTGCGCGCCCAGATAGCCGCCGACGTGGCGGCTCTGACGGGCGACGTCGTCGACCTCGAGGCCGCCTGGACGGTGTGA
- a CDS encoding TerD family protein gives MSSLNKGVGKVEVTLKWDPSPAGGPDHDLDIIAAVYPTEDAYGAPVYLVHFDSRSPDGTITLSRDSRTGQGFGVDEAMTLELNRLSPAYARVVVGVAIQQGSGRVTFADVANTKVVVREGYRDLESDDFSGLPTATAATVVEFVREEEGGWSARKDLRGFDTDPQSFSDLMGAARA, from the coding sequence GTGAGCAGTCTCAACAAGGGGGTCGGCAAGGTCGAGGTGACGCTCAAGTGGGACCCGAGCCCGGCCGGTGGCCCGGACCACGACCTCGACATCATCGCCGCGGTCTATCCGACGGAGGACGCCTACGGTGCCCCCGTCTACCTGGTGCACTTCGACAGTCGGTCGCCGGACGGCACCATCACCCTCAGCAGGGACAGCCGGACGGGACAGGGGTTCGGTGTCGACGAGGCCATGACGCTGGAGCTGAACCGCCTTTCCCCGGCGTACGCGCGCGTGGTCGTGGGCGTGGCGATACAGCAGGGCAGCGGACGGGTCACGTTCGCCGACGTGGCCAACACGAAGGTCGTCGTACGCGAGGGCTACCGGGACCTGGAGAGCGACGACTTCTCCGGGCTGCCCACCGCCACGGCCGCGACGGTGGTCGAGTTCGTCCGCGAGGAGGAAGGCGGCTGGTCCGCCCGCAAGGACCTCCGCGGCTTCGACACGGACCCGCAGTCCTTCAGCGACCTGATGGGCGCGGCCCGCGCCTGA
- a CDS encoding ribonuclease HII has translation MPYEPPTHTVERSIRATTGAKIIAGVDEVGRGAWAGPVTVCAAVTGLRRPPAGLTDSKLLTPKRRTELAAELEKWVTAHALGHATVEEIDELGMTAALRLAAVRALEGLPVRPDAVILDGKHDYLGDPWRVRTVIKGDQSCVVVAAASVIAKVRRDALMAELEAQSETYAPFGFSANAGYPSPVHKAALAEWGPTPHHRLSWAYLDALPQWRHLRKVRLSAEAAELESGGQLGFDF, from the coding sequence ATGCCGTACGAACCACCCACCCACACCGTCGAGCGCTCGATCCGAGCGACAACCGGCGCCAAGATCATCGCCGGTGTCGACGAAGTCGGACGCGGGGCGTGGGCCGGGCCCGTCACGGTCTGCGCCGCGGTCACCGGGCTTCGCCGACCTCCTGCCGGGCTCACCGATTCCAAGCTCCTCACCCCGAAGCGTCGCACCGAGCTGGCGGCCGAACTCGAGAAGTGGGTCACGGCCCACGCCCTGGGCCACGCCACGGTCGAAGAGATCGACGAGCTGGGCATGACCGCGGCCCTGCGCCTGGCCGCCGTCCGGGCGCTGGAAGGCCTGCCGGTGCGTCCGGACGCGGTGATCCTCGACGGGAAGCACGACTACCTCGGTGATCCCTGGCGGGTCCGTACGGTGATCAAGGGCGACCAGTCGTGTGTCGTGGTGGCCGCAGCCTCGGTGATCGCCAAGGTGCGGCGGGACGCGCTGATGGCCGAACTGGAAGCGCAGTCCGAGACGTACGCGCCGTTCGGGTTCTCGGCCAACGCCGGTTATCCGTCGCCCGTGCACAAGGCCGCGCTCGCGGAGTGGGGGCCCACGCCCCACCACCGCCTGAGCTGGGCGTATCTGGACGCGCTGCCCCAGTGGCGCCACCTGAGGAAAGTCCGCCTCTCCGCGGAGGCGGCCGAACTGGAAAGCGGGGGCCAGCTCGGCTTCGACTTCTGA